In Flavobacterium lacustre, a genomic segment contains:
- a CDS encoding MBL fold metallo-hydrolase RNA specificity domain-containing protein, producing MKIKCIGGAGTVTGSKTLIDSNGIRILIDCGQFQGIKPLRELNWQPLPVLPSTIDFVLLTHGHLDHCGWLPRLVNQGFKGKIYCTSPTAAITKLILLDSAKIQEEEARIANERKFSKHEIAEPLYTVDQAKAVFSFFRVIKTNESIPLDAEISAVFTNAGHILGACSIAVQLENKTLVFSGDIGRDNDVLMYPPTKPKKGDYIFLESTYGNRLHPDTDTKLELETYINNTVDKGGTIIIPSFAVERAQTIMYLLWQLKEEGKIPNIPYIVDTPMGINALDIFSNNKQWHKLSLAECDAMSKMFALVSDYQETISLIFDEQPKVVIAASGMVTGGRVLSYLEHYIGLPETTVIIVGYQAEGTRGRKLLEGAKEIKIHGKYYPVLANILEIQGLSAHGDQKDLLNWLSALENKPAKVFLVHGENQPADELRIKIQEQYGFDCCVPLMGQEFDL from the coding sequence ATGAAAATTAAATGTATTGGTGGTGCAGGAACGGTTACGGGTTCTAAAACATTAATTGATAGTAACGGAATTCGTATTTTGATAGATTGCGGACAATTTCAAGGTATAAAACCATTACGGGAACTCAACTGGCAACCTTTGCCTGTTTTGCCTTCAACTATAGATTTTGTTCTCCTGACTCATGGTCATTTAGATCATTGCGGTTGGTTACCACGATTAGTAAATCAAGGTTTTAAAGGAAAAATATATTGTACCAGTCCAACGGCAGCAATCACAAAGCTGATTCTTTTGGATAGCGCAAAAATTCAGGAAGAAGAAGCTCGTATTGCCAATGAGAGAAAGTTTTCTAAACACGAAATTGCCGAACCGCTTTATACCGTTGATCAGGCGAAAGCTGTTTTTTCTTTTTTTAGAGTCATCAAAACGAATGAATCAATTCCATTAGATGCCGAGATTTCAGCTGTTTTTACTAATGCCGGACATATTTTAGGTGCTTGTAGTATTGCGGTTCAGCTTGAAAATAAAACGCTGGTTTTTTCAGGAGATATAGGTCGTGATAACGATGTTTTAATGTATCCGCCAACCAAACCTAAAAAAGGCGACTATATTTTTCTGGAAAGTACTTATGGGAATCGGCTTCATCCCGATACAGATACTAAATTAGAACTCGAAACGTACATTAATAATACAGTTGATAAAGGTGGGACAATTATCATTCCGAGTTTTGCCGTAGAGCGTGCGCAAACCATTATGTATTTGCTTTGGCAACTTAAAGAAGAAGGTAAAATTCCTAATATTCCTTATATTGTTGATACTCCAATGGGAATTAATGCTTTGGATATTTTTTCTAATAATAAACAATGGCATAAATTATCACTTGCGGAATGTGATGCTATGAGCAAAATGTTTGCTCTTGTTTCGGATTATCAGGAAACTATTTCATTGATTTTTGATGAACAACCTAAAGTAGTTATCGCTGCCAGCGGAATGGTTACCGGAGGACGTGTTTTGAGTTATTTGGAACATTATATTGGTTTGCCAGAAACCACAGTTATTATTGTAGGGTATCAAGCCGAAGGAACTCGTGGCAGGAAATTATTAGAAGGAGCTAAGGAAATCAAAATTCATGGTAAATATTATCCTGTTTTAGCCAATATTCTTGAAATTCAAGGTTTATCTGCTCACGGAGATCAAAAAGATTTGTTGAATTGGCTTTCGGCATTAGAAAATAAACCTGCAAAAGTATTTTTGGTACACGGAGAAAATCAACCTGCAGATGAACTCCGAATCAAAATTCAGGAACAATATGGTTTTGATTGTTGTGTTCCGTTGATGGGGCAAGAATTTGATTTATGA
- a CDS encoding ATP cone domain-containing protein: MKIVKHSGDIVDFNPEKLKNSLLKSGAGKQEVETILQAIKSQVYDGISTKQIYKMAFALLKKTANSHAARYNLREAIRLLGPAGFFFEKYIARLFASEHYATVTNLTLQGKCVSHEIDVLVKKNHAIAMVECKYHVGRDAASDVKVPMYILSRFNDLKERQHAIFDKKDSILKCWIVTNNRFTVDAIDFAKCSGLNLLSWNYPEDNNLKTKNDNRYLYPVTCLTTLSISEKEKLLILDVILVKEIIHNSDCLEKIGLSPNRIKNVLKEASELCRYI, encoded by the coding sequence ATGAAAATAGTAAAACATTCTGGAGATATTGTTGATTTTAATCCTGAAAAACTCAAAAATTCACTTCTGAAATCTGGTGCAGGAAAACAGGAAGTGGAGACTATTTTACAAGCCATCAAAAGTCAAGTTTACGATGGAATTTCTACCAAACAAATTTATAAAATGGCTTTTGCTCTTTTGAAAAAAACAGCAAATTCCCACGCAGCACGTTATAATTTGAGAGAAGCAATACGATTGTTGGGTCCTGCTGGTTTTTTCTTCGAAAAATATATTGCCAGACTTTTTGCCTCAGAGCATTATGCAACAGTCACTAATTTAACGCTGCAAGGAAAATGTGTTTCTCATGAAATTGATGTTTTGGTCAAAAAAAACCATGCTATTGCAATGGTTGAGTGTAAATATCACGTGGGAAGAGACGCGGCTTCGGATGTGAAAGTTCCCATGTATATATTGTCTCGCTTTAATGATTTGAAAGAAAGACAACATGCCATTTTTGATAAGAAAGACTCCATTTTGAAATGTTGGATTGTTACCAATAATAGGTTTACAGTTGATGCTATTGATTTTGCCAAATGCTCTGGCTTGAATTTATTGAGTTGGAATTATCCCGAAGATAACAATCTGAAGACAAAAAATGACAACAGATATCTGTATCCGGTGACTTGTTTGACCACGTTGTCGATATCCGAAAAAGAAAAATTATTGATTTTAGATGTGATTTTGGTGAAAGAAATAATTCATAATTCAGATTGTTTAGAGAAAATTGGGTTGAGTCCCAATCGAATAAAAAATGTATTGAAAGAAGCTTCTGAATTGTGCAGGTATATTTAG
- a CDS encoding exosortase F system-associated membrane protein — protein MRNKLFQNKWTIVLVILFVGLLALVRAFEDKLFYDPFLDYFKGDFHSHPLPAYESVSLFFGLFFRYIINTVLSLGILYILFKEVEMIQFAAVLYAFFFLVLIVAFFTIIHFYKGHDILMLFYVRRFLIQPIFVILFIPAFYYQNQNK, from the coding sequence ATGCGAAATAAACTTTTTCAGAACAAATGGACAATTGTTTTGGTCATACTATTCGTTGGACTATTGGCTTTGGTACGCGCTTTTGAAGATAAATTGTTCTACGACCCTTTTTTGGATTATTTCAAAGGTGATTTTCATTCTCATCCTTTGCCTGCTTATGAATCTGTTTCGCTATTTTTCGGATTGTTTTTTAGGTATATTATAAATACAGTTTTGTCTTTGGGCATACTTTATATTCTTTTCAAAGAAGTAGAGATGATTCAGTTTGCCGCTGTTTTGTATGCTTTTTTCTTTTTGGTTTTGATAGTTGCTTTCTTCACTATAATTCACTTTTACAAAGGACATGATATTCTGATGCTTTTTTATGTTCGCAGATTTCTTATTCAGCCTATTTTTGTAATTCTTTTTATTCCAGCATTTTATTATCAAAATCAGAATAAATAA
- the xrtF gene encoding exosortase family protein XrtF: MEKYFIRYKPFLVFLSAFFITYIVLTVFYQYYLNSFGETKLDSISRIVAHNTEQVLQLFDKNASADDSKSELYVALMYHQKYIARIVEGCNAVSVIILFISFVVAFSGKLKATLLYVFGGSILIYVLNILRIAFLCILLSHFPEQRHFLHDIFFPLFIYGVVFILWVIWVRKFSKYAK; this comes from the coding sequence TTGGAAAAATATTTCATTCGATACAAACCCTTTTTAGTCTTTTTAAGTGCTTTTTTTATAACTTATATCGTTTTGACGGTTTTTTATCAATATTACCTAAATAGTTTTGGAGAAACTAAACTAGATTCTATTTCCAGAATAGTTGCGCACAATACAGAGCAAGTACTTCAATTATTTGATAAAAATGCAAGTGCGGATGACAGCAAATCAGAGCTTTATGTTGCTTTAATGTATCATCAAAAATATATCGCCCGAATCGTTGAAGGGTGTAATGCGGTAAGTGTCATTATTTTATTCATTTCATTTGTAGTCGCTTTTTCGGGGAAATTAAAGGCTACTTTGCTTTATGTTTTTGGAGGAAGCATTTTGATTTATGTTTTAAATATTTTGAGAATTGCTTTTTTATGTATTTTGTTAAGTCATTTTCCGGAGCAACGCCATTTTTTGCATGATATCTTTTTTCCGCTCTTTATTTATGGAGTAGTTTTTATTTTGTGGGTTATTTGGGTACGTAAATTTTCAAAATATGCGAAATAA
- a CDS encoding GAF domain-containing protein, whose product MTFQELKPKVKEITSNSALSKDEKLLNICQLLNEEIDYYNWVGFYFANQETKTLHLGPYVGAATDHTVIPFGKGICGQVAVSNENFVVPDVAAQDNYIACSFTVKSEIVVPLFVNGKNIGQIDIDSHVLNPFTAADEEFLEFVNLEIAKLY is encoded by the coding sequence ATGACATTCCAAGAATTAAAACCAAAAGTAAAAGAAATTACTTCAAATTCAGCACTTTCAAAAGATGAAAAACTTTTAAATATTTGCCAGCTTCTTAATGAAGAGATTGATTATTACAATTGGGTAGGTTTTTATTTCGCTAATCAGGAGACCAAAACGCTTCACCTCGGTCCTTATGTGGGTGCAGCAACCGACCATACTGTAATCCCTTTCGGGAAAGGAATTTGCGGACAAGTAGCTGTTTCTAACGAAAATTTTGTAGTTCCTGATGTTGCAGCACAAGACAATTACATTGCTTGTAGTTTTACTGTAAAATCCGAAATTGTAGTACCTCTTTTTGTTAATGGGAAGAATATTGGCCAAATTGATATTGACAGTCATGTTTTAAATCCCTTTACAGCAGCAGACGAAGAATTTCTAGAATTTGTTAATCTGGAAATTGCAAAATTATATTAG
- the rpsO gene encoding 30S ribosomal protein S15: MYLTKEIKEEIFAKHGGKAENTGSAEAQIALFTFRISHLTEHLKKNRHDYNTERSLVLLVGKRRSLLDYLKKKEINRYREIIKVLNIRK; encoded by the coding sequence ATGTATTTAACTAAAGAGATTAAAGAAGAAATCTTCGCTAAACACGGAGGAAAAGCAGAAAACACAGGATCTGCAGAAGCTCAAATCGCACTATTCACTTTTAGAATTAGTCACTTAACAGAGCACTTGAAAAAAAATCGTCACGATTATAACACAGAGCGTTCATTAGTATTGCTTGTTGGTAAAAGAAGATCTTTATTGGATTACTTGAAGAAAAAAGAGATTAACAGATATCGTGAGATTATCAAAGTATTGAATATCAGAAAATAA